The Bombus pascuorum chromosome 5, iyBomPasc1.1, whole genome shotgun sequence genome segment AGAAGGTACATCCGTGGTTCATTCTTCGATGAACTAACGAAAACTCAAACCTTTATACGGCTCTTTTTTGATTACAAATCATCAACATTCATATCTTTCATCATATCTTTTGACATTCTTTTAAGAGCCATTTATCATGAACATTTGATCAGTTTCACAAAaatgatcaaatattttaaaataaattattcgaaaaaagCTTTTTGTTAATCAACTATCGGTCATAATATTGATTTAAGCCTGAATTACTTAAACTTAacagattttcaaatttgacgATTAATGCACTTTTGCGTACCCCCTTTTTGACGTTCTAATAGTCAAAAAAATACTTTGTATTCGCAAGTAATTACTTTACATTCCCATATCGATCCCTTTGTTGATCTAATTGTTTAATCTTTTATTCATCactgatattttttttattaattctatcCGCTTGTTTCGTACCTCACCAtcacttttataatttaacatttcattggttgtttcattttttcacaatggtacatctttatatttattccagGCGACAAAAGCTTTTTCTACTTTTGCTTcacaaatatcatatatatccTTTTTAGGTACAATTCCAGTTTACTTTGCTCACGGATACGCTTTACTCGCCGCTTCCTTCGGATCTCCTGCCTGTCATTGACgacgaggaagaggaggaaagaCCATTCCCGCGTACTATAGTTGCTGTAGAAGTTCAAGATACGAAGAATGGCGCGACACATTACTGGACACTCGATAAACTTAGGTgtgttacattttatttaatatttcatttcttgaaCAAGCTTTACCTTatcattttatgtttatatatacagggtgagtcacataatttatttcaaactccAGTACATATCTCTCGAGTAAAACGAGATATCAGAAAGCTTTCTTATTGCCACTTTTCTTCTTATTGCCATTATTTGTACCGAATACGATAGCTACTAGCTATTTTATAatctcatttcttttttctaatatcAGTATCAAatgcgaaaaaataaaatatcgttcctTTATCGATTTCTTTATTCTCGGCCATATGATCAGAATCGGTAAGTGTTGACAGCACTCTAAATTCATCGTACGATCGAATAGTAAGGAGGTCGATTAAAGAACTGATAAGAGTGCGGATTCGTGGATCAAGATCTATCATCGCTTTTAATTAGACGCGTGCTTGGATGAAACCGCACAGGGACACTCACGCAAGTAATACGTGTTAACTTATAGACAGCGCTTGGAGTTGATGCGACACGTGTACAACGAGGACTCGAGCCCCAGCACTCCGGAGGCCAAAGAGGATATTTTCCAATGTCTAACCGCCTACTCTAATCCGAAGTTCTCGCTCGCAAATCTTTTGCCTTCGAGGTTGGTGCTCGAACGCGTGAGACTCTTTCCTCTTTATCGTCACACGCTTCACGCCCATCCTCTAACTCtgtcaaattttttatatatacgatTATGTGCAAAATGTCGGTCTTAATCTCGTCTTATCACCGTATTTCTGCTACGTCTCAGTACACTGTCTGTTTGATTTAAACAGTTTCTCTATTCTTCATCTCTTCCCTACCAATGAAATATACTTTCGCTTTGCAATTGTGCTAAATTCAACGaaaatatacatcgatcaaGGATCTCTGCATGGCCAAGCGTGTTTAGTCTGTTTGATATTAACAATCGGAGCGGAATTAACCCCTccgtatattttacaaaattcttttatcttattttgtatcttattttttagtatatttacatttttcttttttatttcctctttaGGCAGTctaaaatttcgttgtaaCAGTTTCAACGATTAGAATGAAATTAGAGAAATAGTCTGTATATTAActaaagaaatatgtaatcaaatttattagaTTGACATTAACTGAAAATTAGTCGAAGGGTTTAACTCCTGTACACGTTTCAACTGCGTCCCGCTGAACACGTGCGCTCCTTGCTGCTGAAGTTTTCTCACATTATCGCTTCGTGACTTCACCGTGCACGTGTCACTGCGAATTACACGAAACTATGATTAAACAACTATGATCGAACAATTTTGACAAAAATCATATAGAATATTCTAGCTGTTCTACATCATTGTAACTCGTAACGTAACTCCTTCTTAGTATGAAAATACAGGGACAgcagaaatatgtaaaatgttgTCCTTAATATATCAACTTTATTACTTAGATGAAATAGAACTTGCATTTCTACGAAAATTTCAGTCACcgtttaagaaaaataaaagacactGAAGTTCTCATGTTATGTCCCTTTATTTGAACATCTACAATATCTGTCATACCACTTTCGAATACATCCGAACACAACACCACGCATACGGTGTAGTATTATGTACAGAGTGTCCTTCACTGTGCTTCTCGACAATGTTTGATTACGTTTTTATCTTATGGCTAAGAAATTCACGAACCGATTAACAACGGAGATTCGACGTTTCCGCTTTTGTGCAGACAAAGACTTGAACTGATGCGAGAAATGTATCATAACGAGGCAGAATTGTCGCCGACATCCCCAGATTTCAATATCGAGTCCATCACTGGAGGTGATCCATTCTACGACCGTTTTCCCTGGTTCCGAATGGTTGGCAGGTAAGAAACCTTTTTAAACATCAGACATTTCCAAAATCTATGCTTTagattatcttttttataaatgtttaacaATCTAGCTGACAGATGAAACGAATCTTCATGAACTTTTTTTCGAGACAGTGAAGAgtacattttacaaaatagccattatcaaaaattgtattttaaaaatatttaacgaccTAGTTGATAAATAaaccaaatattttaatgaattttgttctattaatatgaaacattttgtgtTGTATTTGTAGTGTCGAAGCATTTTGATGTTTATGGCCCTataaaaaaacattaataataaatgtacaatTTGTTTGTTGCCATAGGTCTTTTGTATATCTAAGCAATCTTATGTATCCCGTACCATTGATCCACAAAGTAGCGATAGTAAACGAAAAGGGAGACGTAAAAGGCTACTTGCGTGTAGCTGTGCAAGCTGTTGTTGGTACGTAATCAGTGtctgtatattttcttttattatctcCTACCTTAAGTTTATTTAACTCCTTTATTTCCTCTGATGGaggaaattaaatacatattacgtGATTGATTAGGCGATATTAAGTTGACCGCATCCCTGAAATGCGTATACCTACATGTATATTATCAGTAACACAGTTGATTGTGAAACAATGTCGATATAATGAAACTAGACAACAGTACCACCAATTATTTCAGAAGTAATtaaagaagtaattaaaatgacgTTATCGTCATATAATTTTACTGTTGAATCGTTTCCTTGCTCTgtggattaaaatatttatacgcgtACACTATTgttcgtataaatttaaatttagtatttaaaagatgttacaataatatattttactattcacCACATATGCACACAcacttaaataaataaatatatatacataatatattttacatactatTCAATACATACGCTTATTACTTGGATATCACTGCTTGTATTAATGTTAGAAGTCTTTACGTCAATTTATATCAGTCATAATGAGAAATTTATTGCACGCGATCGATAAGAACACGAAACGCGTtatattttttggaaaaagTATTCTGGCGTAGGATTTTCGTAACGAACCCTTGTTCCAGAAGAGGAAAACAGTGAATACTCAAGTGGCGTCAGACAGTCAGCTAGAATTTCTTTCGAGGATGACTTGTTTGGAAATCAAAAGCAGAACAAACGCAACACTCTGTTAACCCAGACTCTTGAGAAGAACCGACAAATTCTGTTACACGAGGAACGTGTCGTAGAGGGCCACAACGAGCAAAAGGAGGTGAAAGACGAAGACGATATCGGCGATGCAGACAGTGGCAGAGGGGATAGCTCAGTTTCCAGCGACATGAAGGAAGAGGATCTACCGGATCATTTGCAACTTGGCTCTGAATTCACATTCAGGGTTACCGTGTTACAAGCCATGGGCATTTCCACCGAATATGCTGACATTTTTTGTCAATTCAAGTAtgtttagttttatataatacaataataaagatattttatgtagGAAATTGATAGTTAATGCATGATTATGATGCGTTATATCTAGTTTCTTGCATCGACACGATGAAGCATTTTCAACTGAGCCAGTAAAAAATACAGGAAAAGGATGTCCTCCTGGATTTTATCACGTACAAAATGTAAGCTACATCtacattaaaataagaaataacaaataatttgcattaaatgaaaaaaaaaagaaataatttatatatgatcAACTCCGATtatgtatttctttattctttcttttcgtataCTGTTCAGATCACGGTGACAGTAACAAAATCATTCTTGGAATATCTAAAAACTCAGCCAATCGTTTTCGAAGTTTTTGGACACTATCAGCAACATCCTCTGCATAAAGATGCAAAACTGGAATAGTAagcattaaataatttctatgaaatctATCAGTTCGACAAGATATTGTCTTTTTTTAATCCTTAAGATGGTTAGTTATAACGATTTAGTAAGATATTATTGTCTTTCTTAAATCACGAATAAACTCAGTTGCATTGTATTTCATAGCGTAAGACAACCACCGAAGAGAATGCTTCCGCCATCTATACCTATCAGTCAACCCGTACGTTCACCGAAATTCGGCAGTGTTTTACCATCTCCGAGCACGTCGCACGTGCATGCAAAATACGATGTATTAGTTTGGTTTGAGATTTGCGAGTTAGCGCCGAACGGTGAATACGTACCATCCGTAGTCGACCATAGCGATGATCTACCGTGTCGTGGATTGTTTTTGCTCCATCAGGGAATCCAGCGTCGGATTCGAATTACTATTGTACACGAACCAGCGTCTGAGCTACGATGGAAAGATGTGAGAGAGTTGGTTGTCGGACGTATTAGAAACACGCCAGAACCAGAAGAAGAGGATAATGATTCGTCGGTGCTTTCGTTAGGGCTTTTCCCTGGCGAATATCTAGAAGTACCTGGTGATGATAGATGCATGTTCAGATTCGAGGCAGCGTGGGATAGTTCTCTTCATAATTCGGCCTTGCTCAATAGAGTTACAGCTTACGGAGAACAAATCTTCATGACAATTTCTGCTTACCTCGAGGTACGCTTATTCTTTATTCGAatgttttgtattatatatttattagagaTTTAATCACAGATTATGCgttgtatatttaatagagATTAAATGCCTCTATAAGATTCGTTCTctgatttatttcttcatatcATTTCTTTTAGTTGGAGAATTGTGGAAGACCAGCGATCATCACGAAAGACTTGAGTATGATCATTTATGGCAGAGATGCCAGAGTAGGACCACGTTCTCTGAAGCATCTATTCAGCGGAAGCTACCGCAATCAAGAAGCAAACAGACTCAGTGGTGTTTACGAGCTCGTCTTGCGTCGTTCTTCGGAAGCAGGTAGCCCAGGTTTGTCTTGCTACCCTTAGCGTAGACCCCTCTTGATCCTTTCCCTCCTTGTCGATATAATAGTCGCACAAATTTAGGGAAAGgggatattttattagaaagatGTTACTACATTACtagattatataataataaactccGGTGACAATCACGATGACTATTATATCATGTTATTAACGAATTGGCAATTTTCTTCATTATGTTTTATTCCttcttaaattatttcgataaagAAATTTCCAATCTTGGCCAAGACGAAACATATTCATACTTCTTTCTAACATTTCGCTTTTCCCACATTCAGTACCCACCCCACTTTTGCAATTGTTTTTTGCAGGCGTTCAGAGGAGACAACGGCGTGTATTGGACACCAGCTCTACGTATGTTAGAGGAGAGGAGAATCTTCACGGATGGAGACCACGGGGAGATAGCTTAATATTCGATCACCAATGggagttagaaaaattaacacGATTAGAAGAGGTGGAAAGAGTAAGACACACATTGTTGTTACGAGAAAAGCTCGGTATCGACAAAGTGTCATTCtgcaataaaatatctcaTGATTTCACAAAGAGTGAGAAGgtaaaatatcttatatttttattcttataaagATCTAAGAatctttatatagtatttaagcATTTGAGTAGAGTTGAAGAACAGTTAAACAAACGAGATACatccattatatttattcaatacaGGAGGTCTGCAACATGATGGCGAAAGCAACGAATGAAACGCATGCCAGTCCGGTGAAATTGAAGCGTTCAACTAGTAAAGACGTTTACGAGCCTTGGGAGATGaccgaaagagaaaaagaactaGCCACGAAGTATATTAAACTTATTCAAGGTCGCATTCCAAGCAAAGAACCCATTCTATTGTCCGATGTTTCACCCGGAGAAGACACTATGGCCGATATGACGGCATCTATGATATCTTCGGTGATATCATCCTCGTCCCAAGAGTCAGTATACGAGAGAGCTAGTGATTACTTAGAGCAGGTAACCCTCCCCGCATGCCTGAGTGCTCCTGCTAGTAGCGGTTGTCCACGCTTCGTCGCATCATCGTATTTTTATCTCGATGGCAAAAATAGATATTTGTTTTTCGAGATTCAAAGAAAAACGATACTCTCTTTCTTCATTCACATTATCATCGAACATAATTTAATGCcgataaaatgtaaattaaaaatgtaaaattaaaaactggATAACTAATATCTTGAAAtgaaaaacttgaaaatatttcttaacaatTATGAGTGAAGATTGCGAGGATTCGATTCAATTTGAAGGTCGATTTGTCTCTTCCACATACGAGCTTGCAACAAACTCAATGAAATTATTGTGTCAGATCGAAGTTCGATTCACGTTCGCTTTTAAGAACGATCAATAATCGTTTGTTACGCAACGTTTCGAGTAGCTTCGCTGAGTGAAAGTCGCGCTTTTAGCGCAATCAGCTTCTAAGAATCGCTTTCTGTCTACTTTGAAACACAACAATTGGTAGACGATGACTCGAGATTTTCGAGTCAAAGACAACCGCAAGTAAAATTGGACACGGTCAGGGTGATGCTGGAGTGTTACTTGCAGGCTGCTGGTATAATAGTATGGAGCAGATCTAAGTCGTGCATCCTTAGGTTAAGTTCACCGGAGAGAGCTAGACTGCAGGAACTGCAGGAGAGTATATTAGCCAGTGAATCCGCTAATCAACCGTGTACAATTGCACCGGCTCCATTGGGTTCATCTTCCCCATCGAAGGAGAATTTGGTACTCTACGTACCGGAAGTCGAAGAAATTCGCATCAGTCCGGTTATTGCCAGAAAAGGATACCTAAATGTTCTCGAACACAAGACTAATGGTTGGAAGAAACGTTGGGTGGTATGTATATCTTGAatacagtatttttatttctccgtTTCTAGAGTTGATTGATATACCAAAAATATCATTGGTTATTAGGCTGTACGACGACCATACGTTTTAATCTTTCGGGAAGAAAAGGACCCAGTGGAGAGAGCTCTAATTAATTTAGCTACTGCTCAAGTTGAATATTCTGAAGATCAATTAGCTATGGTGAAAGTACCAAATACTTTCAGGTAAGTTATcgagtatataaagttatttacttTTGAATGTAATCCGTGTTAGACATCTCAAATCGgcattctttattttacagCGTCGTTACAAAACATCGAGGATACTTATTGCAAACTTTAGGAGATAAGGAGGTTTATGACTGGCTGTACGCTATTAATCCTCTTCTTGCTGGTCAAATCAGGTAAGGCTgttcatttgaaattatatttaaaaaagtctATAATCCGATACGTTTATACGAACAAATAAAGATTTTAGGTTTTGagagtatttataaatttgtatcacaatatataattcataaaaatgtacttATAACGTTAACAAATCTCGCTAACTAATATACTTGACAATTGTTTGCAGGTCAAAACTAGCACGTAAGGGGCCAGCTACGAATCTGAATAACGCTTCGCCTGTTGGTCTAGTCCCGCCCATAGATCAACAGTCGAACCAAAATAAGTGAGTGGCCGACACGTTGGCCGAGGTAACGAGCGTCATTGCAAAAGCCTCCGAAAAGGTGCTTTGCTGGTCGCACTCGGCCTTCGAGTCTCATGATCTCTGTAGCTTTCGATTTTCGGTAGTTTTCGATTATTAAAACGCCTCGAAAAATGCGTACTAACGATTGACTACCAGCTTCGGTAGCCGCCGATTAATATCTCGTGACATCTGATTTAACTACCCGTCAGCCCTTTTACTCCTGGCGACCGaatagagaaatgaaaatcGGAACGACTCTTAAATGCAAGGGCATGTTTATCTTTCGACAAGAAAAAATGGTTATACGTGTTCGAATTATtgacattattattttcagaatCGCAAATTATCCTTCAGTGGTCTCTCCGTTCATTTTGATACACGATCAAAATGTACAATAACGTCGATGAGACATTACCACGAGCTCGCGATACCtatcttataatatattcgaatTTCTCGATATTAGTCGGTCGTACGAAGCGATTCTCTTTTAAGCGTGGAACGCATACAGTGAAGAGCAACATATTTATGCCTAAATAAAACATTCCTAAGACGATCATAGAAAACGAGGCAAGAGAATACACATTGTAGGTATACTCATTAAAGAGAAGATGTGGCGCGAGAGGAAgcaagaaagagagggagagaacgagagagagagagagagagagaaagagaagtaGGGAAAAGGCGATGTAGCGAAATTATGAATTTCTGAGTGTTTATGtctgagagaaagagagaaaaagagaacgaaaggaagaagagaacaGGAAttaaggaaagagagaaataagaGATTCTACACCAAAAAGGGTGCGAATTATTTCGAACGCGAATTCTAAACGGTAATCGTTGAACAATTCATTGTTAGTAATTCGTTTATGTAATTCTGTTTGTCTATTATGACCGTTATCGAAATAATCCTTTTTCCTCTTGTTTCGTGTTGCTGTAGTATTAACCATTTTACACCTCGAATAACGAATACTTGAGTCACAAGTAGAATATCGAGGTCACAACAAGTTTCACTCAAATTTGTACTCTTACTGTATAGACCAGTATTCAAACATAAAGATCGAGGGAAACATTTTTCTGTCTCAACAGAGAATGTTCGTAATAACAATACGGATAATTTGCAGTATTATTTAGACGAAACGACGAgtcagatatatttttatattcagtACAAACATTCGTTAAAACTTTTATGTCAGTGTTAGTTACTGGCATAATCCTCATTatcatttaagaaatatttttcttcattaatttcagttatattccaatttttctatcaatcTTACCTAACCAAGTTATCAGTGAAAAACGATTACCAACATATTTTGTTGAACGGcagataaaatggaaaatttgtaaGCGGATTATTTTCTCGGTTGTTTGTACGCGGAGGTCTACACAAAAGTGAGCCCCGCTTCTGTTACAGTTTTTGCTTACTATACTGTTGTAGAGTCTGatagttttattttgttaacgAGGACGTACATGTCGATGAAGAACAAGAAACCGTACTTTAATAAGTTATATACGCACTCAGCTTTTTTAACCCTTTGAAGCAAAAATTTAGGTGAAACGAACCGATAGTATTGACATTaatcgtttttcttttatatatatgaattttattgctcagtacatatttatatacatattagctttaattatttattttaatttatgttatacTTTTACAACCATATAGTAGTAATCAAGTTGCAATTACACACCCCAATTTAAGAGATAGACTGATTATTTATGAccttttaattgaaattgtaaatgtatttaattaatattgtcaagtatacaatatatatatttcacaattgaaaatttgtgCGTAGTTATGAAACAGCCTCAAATACGAGAATTTAGTGGGTAAtcaatttcgattatttatttattggcagaaatttgaattaaaccgtataattattattatacaataaaatgaaCGAATTGATGGACAGAATTACCGCGATAAAATTAGTTATTTGATTACGTCGTGTTTCAGTACATCCccagaaatattatatttcatttttcctagTATAACAATAGGAGTGCAATGTTGGTTAATTCTTAAAGTTAAATGATCTTTCATCCCTCAAAATGTATGAAAAACATTGTACAATATtaaagttttttaattatccttcttttttattaaaaggtAATATTTAGTATTGTTAGATTGTTGCTTATGtctaataatatatcaaaGAGACTCCAAGTCCTGTTTAAAATGGGAATGGTAGAATCCATGTaacataaatatagaaaataaatataagaaatgtaatattcataatattaattcttgaAAGCAAGCACATTACAATGCCAAAAGtgtactctctctctctattgcTATTTTCTAAGATGTTTATTGTATATCTACAGAATAACTGTATTTACAAACTTAGGATTAAAATAAAGGTTTACGACATGCGCTTTTAcacataataattaaaataaaaaataaacaatgcATAATTCAGatattcattcttttttttttaacatgtAAGAAGACATCTATGAATTGTACAAGAGCATAGTACGTATACGTATGCATAatgtatttatgaatattaccTACGATACGtagcatttatattttaatcgtgTTATTTAcgcataatttatttgttatactATATACGACAAACAACTGTGCGTGTAAGTAAAtaaaaccaaaagaaaagtatTGCTTCAGGGGGTTAAAgacataatttattactacgtaaagaaggaaaaaaaattgaatgttAAGCATGGAGtagacaaataaaaaattaattaatggaaaatagGACAAGTGagcagaaaaaaaaatgatacgaGCGTTGTGAATAAAAATACAGGAACGCTGTCGAtaagattaataatcattgttgttattaaaagacaaaatgCGGAATTAAAGGGAGatgagagaagagaaagggaagaaCTAAAGGGGAGAGAATGGAAAAGCGCGTGTGCgcgagagagagtgagagtgaAAGAGATAGCGCGAAAGAACATGTttgcttttatatatatatatatatatataataaaaaatatatatattatatatatatataccttatatataaagtatattatataaatatataaataaatttaatattaatataagcATTTTGTCAAATGTCGAAGACCATCTGGAGGCATACGATAAAAAGGCTAACGATGATTTGATCTGTACCAAGTATGTAAGTTCATGTACTTACTTGTTTGTAAGGTAACTAAAAACTTTATTGCAAaaacgttttcgtttttgatcgTTTGCTATGGAAAAAGACATAGATCGATGCTGTaacttgtatttattattattattataattattcgattTTCGCTAGACTCACTGTAAGTGGTAACGTGTAATAAATCGGTCAATAAAAAGCTTACATGCTTAATGAATTCCTTTTGTGACATATCCTTGTGTTAAATTTGAcatcaaaagtaaaatttgctTTTTTGTTCCTTATATGGAGACAAAAAATCaataagatattatttaatcattaaaaaatcagTAAATTATCAATGAACTCAtcataagaatttttaaattttctttcatcgtcATAATCAAGTTTCCAGGGAATATTCATATGTTTAGTCAACTTTTTAAAAGCGTTGTCTAATGTCTGTGCAACTTGTTCATTTGATTGAGTGGATAGATGATTTTGCACAATCTGTTTATATTCGTCTTGATAACAATATGTCAAATAAAAAACAGATATGCACAcgttcgatataaaatataagtcAACTTGACGTGTTAAAATAGCAGTAATTATTaactgaaaaagaaacatcaattagaacaaaattatatataacttaattgtaatattactttgaaaaatagGTTACATTTAAGAATGGTgccattatttcattttttggaCGGccttttttcacattttcaatAATCTGTGTTACTAAAATTTCAATCATATTACAACACAACTTATTTACTTTATCACAAAATGAGAATAAACCCAATTCCATTGTTGTTAAAAGTGGTTGTAATAGTTCGGACGGTAAATCGAGCACTTTTTGAGGATTATCCTTACAAAAAGACAACatcatttcaaaatatctgtaagaaatgtattttaatttaattagaataacTTCACAGTGGTTTTGATACAATGATAAATAATGGTAACTTACTGTGAACACAAAcgtggaaatttaaataaatctgtaGTCATCATAGGCATAATTATAGATAAGTCTTGTAAAGACATTGTTTTATTGTTCAATATATTATCGgatacaatattaattaaaattttcatcagGAACAAGATATCCTGATAATTACCTTCATCTGCAATTGAATCTATAGTCAgtctattaatattacaacGTATATAATTTCGTATTGCACTTAAATATATCTCAGATACATGTGCAGCATCAGTCTAaaagaatgaatttatttgacattataatagaaataaatattatttttcatgacGATTGTTGTATTAAAGCAGTACGAttagattgaaaattattttaccttagttatgtaaagaaaaattagatttaattCATCTGTACATTCAAGAagtaattctaaaattaattgtatatcTTGATAATTATGGtacaaagatattaaatttggTAGCTCAGATAATATCGGTTGAATGTTGTGATATAGTGATATCTCTGTTGATACTTGTCTATTAGCTTGTGCTACTCCTATAATATTAGagtatgttttaaatattaatagtaagtattttatatacagtgCGCTTAATGTTAAACTAGTAAAAATCAATTAGTAAAGCGACTAACCAATAAACATTTAAGtttaaagcaaaatttaaaaagcaaaCTTACCAATAAAACGTTCTAAAATATCTGTAACTTGAATTTTAATCTCTTCTTGATGGTaacattgtaaaaatttttcattagaggtaatttgtttaaatttgtcTATCAATGGTTGCAGAGTGTATGCCCAATATGACTGATCTACCTCATTTTCAATCCCGAATTGAACCACTGATCGCATTAATCCTCTTTTGACTACTTCTGGAAGGTCATGTTGTCCTTTTGTGGCTAAATATATGATACTTTCAAGACCTTTGGAGTCTAATATATGCATGGCACTGAAAAGCATATACATACTACATGTAAAatgatatacataaaatataatactattcTTTATTAACGCGCTTACTTTTGTGAACTACTAGTAATTGATATCAACATCTTCATAGTTCTTTGCAATATTACAGGTTCATTTTTAAAGGCATTAATATTGAActctattttttcaaaaagaaaatttagagCCCATGTTGCAATCAGACTATCTCCTCCGAAACATTTTAAGTATATAGGAGACATTTTAGtataatggaattttaattgtaaaa includes the following:
- the LOC132907144 gene encoding kinesin-like protein unc-104 isoform X10, with the translated sequence MSSVKVAVRVRPFNNREISREAQCIIEMSGNTTSILNPKAPPGSKDALKSFNYDYSYFSMDPNDANYSSQLMVYKDIGEEMLEHAFEGYNVCIFAYGQTGAGKSYTMMGKQEEGQEGIIPQICKDLFRKISRNSNECLKYSVEVSYMEIYCERVRDLLNPKNKGNLRVREHPLLGPYVEDLSKLAVMSYQDIHDLIDEGNKARTVAATNMNETSSRSHAVFTIFFTQQKQDSATGLVTEKVSKISLVDLAGSERADSTGAKGTRLKEGANINKSLTTLGKVISALAEIATKKKKKADFIPYRDSVLTWLLRENLGGNSKTAMIAAVSPADINYDETLSTLRYADRAKQIVCKAVVNEDANAKLIRELKEEIQKLRELLKQEGIDVQEGDEIVRATKREDDVKESRPRIPSHTTSTIAEEAVDQLQASEKLIAELNETWEEKLKRTEIIRLQREAVFAEMGVAVKEDGVTVGVFSPKKTPHLVNLNEDPLMSECLIYYIKDGFTRIGSAEANIPQDIQLCGPHILSEHCVFENHEGIITLIPKKGALIYVNGREVTESIVLKTGSRVILGKNHVFRFNHPDQVRERREKGSPAETPGNGETVDWNFAQIELLEKQGIDLKAEMEKRLLALEEQFRKEKEEADQLFEEQRKNYEARIDALQRQVEEQSMTMSMYSSYTPEDFNNIEEDIFESNWTEREFQLAAWAFRKWKYHQFTSLRDDLWGNAIFLKEANAISVELKKKVQFQFTLLTDTLYSPLPSDLLPVIDDEEEEERPFPRTIVAVEVQDTKNGATHYWTLDKLRQRLELMREMYHNEAELSPTSPDFNIESITGGDPFYDRFPWFRMVGRSFVYLSNLMYPVPLIHKVAIVNEKGDVKGYLRVAVQAVVEEENSEYSSGVRQSARISFEDDLFGNQKQNKRNTLLTQTLEKNRQILLHEERVVEGHNEQKEVKDEDDIGDADSGRGDSSVSSDMKEEDLPDHLQLGSEFTFRVTVLQAMGISTEYADIFCQFNFLHRHDEAFSTEPVKNTGKGCPPGFYHVQNITVTVTKSFLEYLKTQPIVFEVFGHYQQHPLHKDAKLEYVRQPPKRMLPPSIPISQPVRSPKFGSVLPSPSTSHVHAKYDVLVWFEICELAPNGEYVPSVVDHSDDLPCRGLFLLHQGIQRRIRITIVHEPASELRWKDVRELVVGRIRNTPEPEEEDNDSSVLSLGLFPGEYLEVPGDDRCMFRFEAAWDSSLHNSALLNRVTAYGEQIFMTISAYLELENCGRPAIITKDLSMIIYGRDARVGPRSLKHLFSGSYRNQEANRLSGVYELVLRRSSEAGSPGVQRRQRRVLDTSSTYVRGEENLHGWRPRGDSLIFDHQWELEKLTRLEEVERVRHTLLLREKLGIDKVSFCNKISHDFTKSEKEVCNMMAKATNETHASPVKLKRSTSKDVYEPWEMTEREKELATKYIKLIQGRIPSKEPILLSDVSPGEDTMADMTASMISSVISSSSQESVYERASDYLEQAAGIIVWSRSKSCILRLSSPERARLQELQESILASESANQPCTIAPAPLGSSSPSKENLVLYVPEVEEIRISPVIARKGYLNVLEHKTNGWKKRWVAVRRPYVLIFREEKDPVERALINLATAQVEYSEDQLAMVKVPNTFSVVTKHRGYLLQTLGDKEVYDWLYAINPLLAGQIRSKLARKGPATNLNNASPVGLVPPIDQQSNQNK